A window of Microbacterium sp. Root61 genomic DNA:
GGCGCCCTCGGCTCCGTCTTCGCGGTGCACGAGTCCGAGGTACAGCTCGGTCTTCTCCGGCAGGGCGAGTTCGGCGAGCGGTGCGTAGTACGCCTCGTCGTCGCGCTCGATCGGCACGGGGAGGTGCAGCCACGTGATGGGGCGCGGAGCCGCCGCGAACAGCGCGTTCGCGAACCGGACCAGGTTGGCGGTGTCGGTCGGCTCGATGAAGTGCTGCTCGTTGGCGTCGCCGTAGCAGAGGTGGAATCCGACCTCGACGTCGGCGGGAACCTGGGCGGCCTGGTCGAGCGCACGCTCGATGATCCCGGCCCAGACGTCTTCCCACCACGCGCCGAACTGCGAGCCGAACTCGGACTCGTAGGCGGCGGCCTCGATGATGCCGAACTCGACCGCGACGTCCCACTGGATCGCGAGGTCCTCGTGCGGGATCGCGTCGAGGATCTCGGCGAGCTCGGCGTACAGTGCGGCACGGTAGACCGGCTCGATCGCGGCGCGGTCATCGCCCTGGAAGAACACCGACACGACCGCGACCGGGGTCGGCAGCGACACCTGGAAGCGCACACCGGCCGGAATGGCGCCCTCCGCGCGCAGGCGCGTGAACAGCGCGTACGACTCCTTGGCCGCAGCGGCGTAGCCGAGCGGGGGGAGGACGATGGATGCGGCGTCCACACCATCCGCGATGCGCGATCCGCGGGCGTCGAGGTGACGGATGTAGACGGGCTCGTCGCCGACGCGCTCCAGCCCGTCGGCCTGACCGAGGATGTCGGCCTGGAAGATGAGCCAGTGGAAGCGGTCGCCGACCTCACCGTCGGGGATGCGCTTGAGGTGCCCGCCGAGCAGGTCGGCGGCGGTGCGGAACGTGGTCTCGGCGTCGTCGTAGTTCACACTGCCGACGAGAAGTGCGCCCTGGGGCTGAGTCATGTCGTGTCGCTTTCGCGTCAGGGAGGAAGCCTCGACTTCCCCACATCATCAGGAAGTCGCAGTCCGTGCCCGACGCCGAGAAAGGCGAGTCGGGCGCGAGGCTTCGCGTCAGCCTGCGATGTATCCATGATCCCACCGCACCGACAGCGGCGACAACCCACGGGACACCGGCTGTAACAGTCGCCCCTCGGCCCCGACGTCACCGGGCGGGACTAGGTTGGCGGGGTGAGCCTCATCTTCACCGGGCAGCAGCGACTCGTCGTCGCGATCGCGGCACTCGCCTCGTTCGTCGCGTTCCTCGACGGAACGGTCGTCAACGTCGCCCTTCCGGCGATCAGTCGCGAACTCGGCGGCGGCCTCGTCACCCAGCAGTGGGTCGTCGACGCATACCTGATCACCCTCGGCGCGCTCATCCTGCTGGCCGGGTCCGTGAGCGACGCGTACGGGCGCATCCTTGTCATGCGCATCGGCCTGATCGGCTTCGGCATCGCCTCGATCGCGATCGCCGCGGCTCCGTCGCCGCTGTTCCTCATCATCGCGCGGGCGGTGCAGGGCGCGGCCGGCGCATTCCTCGTGCCGAGCTCGCTCGCGCTGATCACCTCGACGATCCGCGGGCCACTGCAGGGCAAGGCGATCGGGGCATGGACGGCACTGACCACCAGCGCCATGGTCGCGGGTCCCCTCATCGGCGGTCTGTTCGTCGACTTCCTTTCGTGGCGCTACGTGTTCCTCATCAACGTCGTGCCGATCGGCATCACGCTGTGGCTGCTCACGCGGCTCGAGGCCCGTGACGTGCGCCGCCCGGGCACCCGCATCGACTGGCTGGGCGGCGTGATGTGCACGTTCGGCCTCGGAGCAATGGTCTACGCACTCATCGAGCAGCCGAAGCTCGGCTGGACGGCCCCGGAGATCTGGATCCCGCTGGTGGTCGGCATCCTGCTGTTCGGAGGCTTCCTCTGGCGCCAGCAGCACACGCCGTCGCCGATCCTGCCGCTGGGACTGTTCAAGATCCGCAACTTCTGGACCGGCAACGTCGCGACCTTCTTCATCTACGGCGCGCTCGCCTTGAACGGCTTCGTCGTGGCCGTGTACCTGCAGCAGGGCGCCGGACTGCCCGCGACCCTCGCGGGGCTGGCCAGCCTGCCGGTGACGATCCTGATGATCCTGCTCAGCTCGCGCATGGGCGCCCTCGCCGGCAAGTGGGGGCCGCGGCTGTTCATGACGGTCGGACCGCTGATCATGGCGGTCGGCGCGCTGCTGCTGCTCAGCGTCGGGGAGGACTTCAACTATTGGTGGCAGGTGCTTCCCAGCATGTTCGTCTTCGGTTTCGGGCTCGCCACCACGGTGTCGCCGCTCACCGCCGGCATCCTCGGCGCCGTCGACACCAGCCGCTCGGGCATCGCGTCCGCGGTCAACAACGCCGTCTCGCGCGTCGCCGGACTTCTGGTGATCGCCATGCTCGCGGCGATCGTCGGCGGCGCGCTCGACCTCGCCGGCTTCCACCGGGCCGCGATCGTCACCGCCGGGATGATGGCGATCGGCGGCCTGGTCTCGTACCTCGGAATCAGGAACGGGATGCCGCAGCCCGACCCCGAGCCCTCCGTGGAGCAGCGTCCGGCCTGAGCTTTCCGCCACGGCTGGTCGGGGCATCCCGCCCCTGTCAGACTGGGCGCATGAGCGTGATCGAGAACTCGAAACTCACTGTCGTCGGCGCCGGAAGCGTGGGGGCCAGCACCGCATACGCCGCGCTGATCCGCGGCTCGGCCCGGCACGTCGCGTTGTACGACATCGCGACGGCG
This region includes:
- a CDS encoding MFS transporter; this translates as MSLIFTGQQRLVVAIAALASFVAFLDGTVVNVALPAISRELGGGLVTQQWVVDAYLITLGALILLAGSVSDAYGRILVMRIGLIGFGIASIAIAAAPSPLFLIIARAVQGAAGAFLVPSSLALITSTIRGPLQGKAIGAWTALTTSAMVAGPLIGGLFVDFLSWRYVFLINVVPIGITLWLLTRLEARDVRRPGTRIDWLGGVMCTFGLGAMVYALIEQPKLGWTAPEIWIPLVVGILLFGGFLWRQQHTPSPILPLGLFKIRNFWTGNVATFFIYGALALNGFVVAVYLQQGAGLPATLAGLASLPVTILMILLSSRMGALAGKWGPRLFMTVGPLIMAVGALLLLSVGEDFNYWWQVLPSMFVFGFGLATTVSPLTAGILGAVDTSRSGIASAVNNAVSRVAGLLVIAMLAAIVGGALDLAGFHRAAIVTAGMMAIGGLVSYLGIRNGMPQPDPEPSVEQRPA